The Armatimonadota bacterium genome includes a window with the following:
- the purA gene encoding adenylosuccinate synthetase, which yields MPATVVVGLQWGDEAKGKIVDYLASDAFAVVRYNGGNNAGHTVVVGDQVYRFHTVPAGILHSNVRAVIADGVVIDPSVLAGEIFSLQSRGVDVSRLAISHSAHIIMPWHRLIDRLEETHRGSQKIGTTGRGIGPCYQDKYGRWGIRVCDLIEPARFERRVQDVLPYKNAVITKVFGGEALSASEILEEYSSYADVIRPMVTETSQMLMKAVDEGRNLLLEGAHGSLLDIDHGTYPYVTSSHPIAGGATVGTGLGPRDITDIVGVAKVYTTRVGEGVFMTELHGDQGEAIRRKGGEFGTTTGRPRRCGWFDAVAVRYACRLSSCSRMALIKLDVLTGMPTLRVAVAYELEGARMTEFPQDTEVLERVRPVYEELPGWSEPVDGARRMADLPRNARAYIDRLQELCGTPVWAVSVGERRDQTIIVE from the coding sequence ATGCCCGCAACAGTGGTGGTCGGACTCCAGTGGGGGGACGAGGCGAAGGGCAAGATTGTAGACTATCTGGCATCCGACGCCTTCGCGGTGGTGCGATACAACGGAGGCAATAACGCCGGCCATACGGTGGTCGTCGGAGACCAGGTCTACAGGTTCCACACTGTGCCGGCAGGCATTCTGCACTCCAATGTGCGCGCCGTCATTGCGGACGGGGTGGTCATAGACCCGTCGGTGCTTGCCGGTGAGATCTTCTCCCTGCAGTCGCGGGGGGTGGATGTCTCGCGTCTGGCAATCTCGCATTCGGCGCACATCATCATGCCGTGGCACCGGCTGATAGACCGCCTTGAGGAGACGCACCGCGGGTCACAGAAGATCGGCACCACCGGTCGCGGTATCGGACCGTGCTATCAGGACAAGTACGGCCGCTGGGGCATCCGGGTGTGCGATCTGATCGAACCGGCGCGTTTCGAGCGCCGCGTCCAGGACGTTCTGCCCTACAAGAACGCCGTCATCACGAAGGTCTTCGGGGGAGAGGCGCTTTCCGCTTCGGAGATTCTGGAGGAGTATTCGTCCTACGCCGACGTCATCCGTCCGATGGTCACGGAGACCTCTCAGATGCTGATGAAGGCGGTGGACGAGGGACGGAACCTGCTGCTGGAGGGCGCGCACGGCTCGCTACTGGACATTGATCACGGGACATATCCCTATGTGACCTCGTCCCATCCCATTGCGGGAGGCGCCACGGTGGGAACCGGGCTGGGACCGCGCGATATTACGGATATCGTCGGCGTAGCCAAGGTCTACACCACTCGCGTCGGAGAGGGCGTCTTTATGACGGAGCTCCACGGAGATCAGGGCGAGGCCATACGCCGGAAAGGCGGCGAGTTCGGCACCACCACCGGACGGCCCCGCCGGTGCGGCTGGTTCGATGCGGTGGCCGTGCGGTATGCATGCCGCCTGAGCAGCTGTTCCAGGATGGCGCTGATCAAACTGGACGTTCTGACAGGAATGCCCACGCTGCGCGTGGCCGTCGCCTATGAGCTTGAGGGAGCCCGGATGACGGAGTTCCCTCAGGACACCGAGGTGCTGGAGCGGGTACGGCCGGTCTACGAAGAGCTGCCTGGCTGGAGCGAGCCGGTGGACGGAGCCCGGCGGATGGCTGACCTTCCAAGGAATGCGCGTGCCTACATAGACAGGCTTCAGGAGTTGTGCGGCACTCCCGTCTGGGCGGTTTCCGTCGGGGAGCGCCGGGACCAGACGATCATCGTGGAGTAA